The nucleotide sequence GGGACGTTCTAAGGCTTGTAAACGCATAGAAGTTTGGAATTGTTTTTGAAACGTTCCTAACTTTTGTTGAGCAATTTCTAAATTTTGAGAAGAGGGGTTATCCTCTAATTGTTTTAAGGTTTGGGCTAAATCTTCCGCTTGGGTACTCAAGGCTTTTAGTTCCCCATCTCGAATCCAAAGTTGATCATTAGATAACAGAAAACTCCATTCTCGTTTTAATGCTAAATACCGATCATGGGCTGCTGCAAAAGGTTGTCGATAGGGAATTGCAGGTTGAGTTGTTTGAGAAGAATTTTGAGTCCGGCGAAAATAGTTTTGTAAATTATTACCAATGGTTTCAACGGCAAAAATTGAATAGCCTCCGGTGGATAAATCCCGTAAGGATTGTAATTGATCAATCGCTACAATTTCAGGAAGATTCAATAACTTAATCGCCGGACTAATTAACGCCGATCCTAACCGTTGTTCTTGAGTTAAAGGCTGAGTAATTCGCTTTAAACGGTTTGTATCCATCGCATAAGTCATGGGTACAATTAAATCGACATAACCTTGTTTCGCCCACACTTCCCAATGTTGTTGAATTTTCAGAATCCGTTCCTGTTCAGGATGGGGAAATACCGCAACGGATAAAATCACATTGGGTTTTTGTTGTTTTAAAAATTGTGAAACTTCGGCTACAAAAGAAGTGACTTGATCCGTTTTAAACTGCGTCCATTGATTCCATAATTGAGGATTTTTGCGTGTGATATTAACCGGGTCAACTCCCGTTAATTGTCGAAATTGTTCCCGTCCAGCTTTTCCATAACCATAGGTGTAATTTCCCCCTGGATCTTGGAACGGATAACGAATATAATCTAACTGTAACCCATCCACATTATAGGTCGTTACAATTTCATTAATTAAACGCAGGACATAAGCTCGGGCTTCTCGGTTTGCTGGATCAAGATAAACTTTATGATCGCGGGTATTTCTTAACTCTCCATAATTATTAATATTCACCCAATCAGGATGGGCTTGAATGACCGGACTTAAAAAACTACTGGGTTGTCCTAAAAGTTGATTATGGCGATCATTTCCCACCGCAAATACCCAAATCCAAGCGTGTAATTCCATCCCCCGTTCATGGGCTAATTTCACCGCCGATTCTAATGGGTTCCATCCTCGAATTAAGGGGTTTTGTTCAGGCGCGATGCGGCTGGGATAAATCGGATAACCCGCATTAATGGTTTCAAAATAAACTGTATTAATTCCCGCCGACGCTAACCGATCAAAGACTTGCGCTAGTCCGGCTTCACCCCCCGCTTTAACAATGGTTCCTCGGTCTAACCAAACCGCCCGAATTTCTGCTCCTAAGCGTTCTCCTTCAGTGGGATAATGTTGCCATAATTGTTGACGAATTTCTAACCATTGACGACGAGCTTCTGCCCAATTTTGATGAGCTACTAATTCAGGAAAATCCTTAATTACCTGTCGAGCTTTGGCAATCATTTGATCCGATTGTTTAAAATTAGCACTTGCTAAACTACCTCCCTGGGTCGCCATTAATTGAGTAGAAGCAACTTGTAAATTAATCGGAACATTACCCGAATTTGAGGCAATTAACGCATTTTCAAATCGTCCTAATAAATCGACTAATTCCTGACGCATGGCGATGGCCGTTAATTCCTCAATGGGTTCATTTCCTGGCTGTACTTCTAACCCCGCAGGCGCCGTTTGTTCGGAAGGGTCAATAAAATTATTGGGAACTGCTGGAGTATTGGGTAACGTCCGAGTGGCGGTGACAGTCGGAGGGGGTGGTGTCGTGGAACGGGGTGGAGAAGGCGGCACCTGGGGAACCGTTGGCGGTGTGACGGGACGGGGTGGAGCTATAGCTGTTGGCTGTACCGTTGGTGTTATCGGTTGGGGTAGGCTGGTGTTGGAACGGGTCGGGACAGCAGGAGGAGGCGCGGGGT is from Planktothrix sp. FACHB-1365 and encodes:
- a CDS encoding family 10 glycosylhydrolase; its protein translation is MVQRRSQTFFQQILLGTLASTILQLSIPLTSLSQANATLGVIRDTEQLAEWNGIEQRLKASRIPYQTVDLNNIKSVTDLQGIRVLFLPNTTVIKTEQAKVLQEWAKQGGQVIASGPVGERSTPLVRQLLRSILGSYWAFPLTVPAKPQVAKNRCRSRDTLCPSLTTWGPMQQNPNPVEGGVLIPTTLESYTAGIWEASGSSPAVITTQKATYLGWRWGNQSSADMDIAWLQAAVSRHGLGTTATTPVASSPLPTPPPVATRPIPRPPAVVTRPNPTPPPVANPRPPAVVTRPNPTPPPVATRPNPTPQPPVTPTVATRPNPAPPPAVPTRSNTSLPQPITPTVQPTAIAPPRPVTPPTVPQVPPSPPRSTTPPPPTVTATRTLPNTPAVPNNFIDPSEQTAPAGLEVQPGNEPIEELTAIAMRQELVDLLGRFENALIASNSGNVPINLQVASTQLMATQGGSLASANFKQSDQMIAKARQVIKDFPELVAHQNWAEARRQWLEIRQQLWQHYPTEGERLGAEIRAVWLDRGTIVKAGGEAGLAQVFDRLASAGINTVYFETINAGYPIYPSRIAPEQNPLIRGWNPLESAVKLAHERGMELHAWIWVFAVGNDRHNQLLGQPSSFLSPVIQAHPDWVNINNYGELRNTRDHKVYLDPANREARAYVLRLINEIVTTYNVDGLQLDYIRYPFQDPGGNYTYGYGKAGREQFRQLTGVDPVNITRKNPQLWNQWTQFKTDQVTSFVAEVSQFLKQQKPNVILSVAVFPHPEQERILKIQQHWEVWAKQGYVDLIVPMTYAMDTNRLKRITQPLTQEQRLGSALISPAIKLLNLPEIVAIDQLQSLRDLSTGGYSIFAVETIGNNLQNYFRRTQNSSQTTQPAIPYRQPFAAAHDRYLALKREWSFLLSNDQLWIRDGELKALSTQAEDLAQTLKQLEDNPSSQNLEIAQQKLGTFQKQFQTSMRLQALERPYQVSSWGNRLASIEMLLRYGERRIRN